Proteins from a genomic interval of Cucumis melo cultivar AY chromosome 7, USDA_Cmelo_AY_1.0, whole genome shotgun sequence:
- the LOC103494815 gene encoding uncharacterized protein LOC103494815 isoform X1 — MELFTITIPRIPHKISPIHRTLTKIHASSSSKYPNSQLPLPSKSLITTRGQNENNIPTMAEIVAAGESQNLSLRLQTLGPFFRITAKSLETEREIGKAEGLVRVWLGGKILHLDSIRLNRESLGMEKSIFGLGLFIGAVAIRYGYDCGCKTAELLAINDSDLYHSKLVRFYTRIGFKSMYEVSGSKLKDIGDMVVWGGIGTRMDAPIESLLLKWCTRFKSPSSHPQN, encoded by the exons ATGGAGTTATTCACAATCACAATTCCTCGAATCCCCCATAAAATTTCCCCAATTCACAGAACCCTAACTAAAATCCACGCCTCATCCTCATCCAAATACCCTAATTCACAGTTACCACTTCCATCAAAATCCCTAATCACTACAAGAGGGCAAAATGAAAATAACATTCCGACGATGGCAGAGATTGTGGCCGCGGGGGAGTCTCAGAATCTGAGCCTCCGTCTGCAAACACTGGGGCCGTTTTTCCGAATAACAGCGAAAAGCTTGGAAACGGAGCGAGAGATCGGGAAGGCGGAAGGTTTGGTGAGAGTGTGGTTGGGAGGGAAGATTCTTCATCTTGATTCGATTCGATTGAACAGAGAAAGCTTGGGAATGGAGAAATCCATCTTTGGACTTGGATTGTTCATCGGCGCTGTTGCGATTCGGTATGGGTATGATTGTGGTTGCAAAACGGCGGAGTTATTGGCCATTAATGACTCCGATCTTTACCATTCCAAG CTGGTTAGATTCTACACAAGGATTGGGTTCAAGAGTATGTATGAAGTGAGTGGTTCAAAGTTAAAAGACATTGGAGACATGGTGGTGTGGGGAGGGATTGGGACTAGAATGGATGCTCCCATTGAGTCTCTTCTACTTAAATGGTGCACAAGGTTTAAATCTCCATCATCTCACCCACAAAACTAA
- the LOC103494815 gene encoding uncharacterized protein LOC103494815 isoform X2: MELFTITIPRIPHKISPIHRTLTKIHASSSSKYPNSQLPLPSKSLITTRGQNENNIPTMAEIVAAGESQNLSLRLQTLGPFFRITAKSLETEREIGKAEGLVRVWLGGKILHLDSIRLNRESLGMEKSIFGLGLFIGAVAIRYGYDCGCKTAELLAINDSDLYHSKIGHILAAG, from the exons ATGGAGTTATTCACAATCACAATTCCTCGAATCCCCCATAAAATTTCCCCAATTCACAGAACCCTAACTAAAATCCACGCCTCATCCTCATCCAAATACCCTAATTCACAGTTACCACTTCCATCAAAATCCCTAATCACTACAAGAGGGCAAAATGAAAATAACATTCCGACGATGGCAGAGATTGTGGCCGCGGGGGAGTCTCAGAATCTGAGCCTCCGTCTGCAAACACTGGGGCCGTTTTTCCGAATAACAGCGAAAAGCTTGGAAACGGAGCGAGAGATCGGGAAGGCGGAAGGTTTGGTGAGAGTGTGGTTGGGAGGGAAGATTCTTCATCTTGATTCGATTCGATTGAACAGAGAAAGCTTGGGAATGGAGAAATCCATCTTTGGACTTGGATTGTTCATCGGCGCTGTTGCGATTCGGTATGGGTATGATTGTGGTTGCAAAACGGCGGAGTTATTGGCCATTAATGACTCCGATCTTTACCATTCCAAG ATTGGACACATCTTGGCAGCTGGTTAG
- the LOC103494812 gene encoding adenylyl-sulfate kinase 3, whose protein sequence is MVSIGRISLPGSVPPSLHHQCSPPSAIGFARFPDRISFRSSVVLRDEVEKKGSRVVIVNGKVDGLGKSECETEFDTALGNGRAGNSGKNHGVLSTVGNSTNIKWHECSVGKNEKQSLLKQKGCVIWFTGLSGSGKSTVACALSQSLCKMGKLAYILDGDNVRHGLNRDLGFKAEDRAENIRRVGEVAKLFADAGVICIASLISPYRRDRDACRAILPDGYFIEVFMDVPLEVCEARDAKGLYKLARAGKIKGFTGIDDPYEVPLNCEIVLKHTGGSPSEMAEKVLNYLEQKGFLQA, encoded by the exons ATGGTTTCGATTGGGAGAATTTCGTTGCCGGGTTCTGTACCGCCGTCGCTTCACCACCAATGCTCTCCGCCGTCGGCGATTGGTTTCGCAAGGTTTCCCGATAGAATTAGCTTCAGATCGTCGGTGGTTTTGCGGGATGAAGTTGAGAAGAAGGGTTCGAGGGTGGTGATTGTTAATGGGAAGGTCGATGGTTTGGGTAAGAGTGAATGTGAGACTGAGTTTGATACTGCCTTGGGCAATGGACGTGCTGGGAACTCGG GAAAAAATCATGGTGTGTTATCCACGGTAGGAAATTCTACTAATATCAAGTGGCATGAATGTTCAGTTGGAAAGAATGAAAAACAGAGCCTTCTCAAACAGAAAGGATGCGTGATATGGTTCACAGGCCTCAGTGGCTCAG GGAAGAGCACTGTGGCCTGTGCCTTGAGTCAAAGCTTATGCAAAATGGGAAAGTTAGCTTATATCCTCGATGGGGACAATGTGAGGCATGGCCTGAATCGCGACCTTGGTTTTAAAGCAGAAGATCGTGCTGAGAATATAAGGAGGGTCG GTGAGGTTGCAAAACTGTTTGCAGACGCTGGAGTTATTTGCATTGCTAGTTTGATATCCCCATATCGAAGGGATCGAGATGCCTGTCGTGCCATTTTGCCTGATGGATACTTTATTGAG GTGTTCATGGATGTTCCTCTTGAAGTTTGTGAAGCAAGAGATGCAAAAGGACTGTATAAGCTTGCGCGGGCAGGGAAGATCAAAG GCTTTACTGGTATCGATGATCCGTACGAAGTACCATTGAATTGTGAG ATAGTCTTGAAACACACTGGAGGTTCACCATCTGAGATGGCAGAGAAAGTACTGAATTACCTAGAGCAGAAAGGCTTCCTCCAGGCTTAG
- the LOC103494817 gene encoding endo-1,4-beta-xylanase 5-like codes for MNIFKFFLLPLILIFSGKFIITIQGVSYDYSATTQCLGKPRRVHDGGGMIVNPEFNNGIEGWKVFGGGKIKEGWLKHGNLINTFIVAHNRTSPRDTFHQLLHLQQHYLYTFSAWVRLSEGNAPVAVVFRNSKGGQILHGGETMAKHGCWSLLKGGIVSNFTGQAEVIFESTNTAVEIWVDNVSLHPFTKEQWRSHQDESINKVRKSKVRLQITQPDNSKLAGAKVLIDQKKPNFPFGAGMNYHILLSKEYQQWFASRFAYATFTNELKWYSTEKVQGQENYTVPDAMLEFSQQHGISVRGHNIFWDSPKYQPEWVKSLSPQDLKEAADRRINSVVKRYSGKFIHWDVVNENVHFRFFEDKLGENASAEYFNIAHKLDNKTLLFMNEYNTMEHDYEKTSTPANFRKKLLEILSYPGNENIPAGIGLQGNFGPAAPNLPYLRSALDLLGSTGYPIWITEVFVQETPNQAQYYEEVLREGYSHPAVKGIITFAGPVSAGFTTLPLVDMNFKNTPAGDVVDKLLGEWKSPSFEITADDEGFVDASLFHGDYNVRVQHPRTNSSISVSIKVTEEAAHRTLNLQLPHN; via the exons ATGaacattttcaaattctttttgcttccattaattttgatattttcag GGAAATTTATTATCACCATCCAAGGTGTCTCATATGATTATTCTGCCACAACTCAG TGTTTGGGAAAGCCAAGAAGGGTTCATGATGGGGGAGGGATGATAGTGAATCCAGAGTTCAACAATGGAATTGAAGGTTGGAAAGTGTTTGGAGGAGGAAAGATAAAGGAAGGATGGTTGAAGCATGGGAATCTCATCAACACCTTCATCGTAGCTCACAATAGGACTTCCCCAAGGGATACTTTTCATCAACTGCTTCATCTCCAACAGCATTACCTCTATACTTTCTCCG CTTGGGTTCGATTAAGTGAGGGAAATGCACCTGTGGCTGTTGTATTCAGAAATAGTAAAGGGGGTCAGATTCTTCATGGTGGTGAAACCATGGCCAAACATGGATGCTGGAGTTTGCTCAAAGGTGGCATCGTCTCTAATTTTACAGGCCAAGCGGAGGTTATTTTTGAG AGTACAAATACAGCAGTGGAAATCTGGGTTGATAATGTCTCACTACACCCATTTACAAAGGAGCAATGGCGATCCCACCAAGACGAAAGCATTAACAAG GTGAGGAAAAGCAAGGTGAGGTTGCAAATAACTCAACCAGACAACAGTAAACTAGCAGGTGCAAAAGTCCTCATTGACCAGAAAAAACCAAACTTCCCATTTGGGGCAGGAATGAACTATCACATTCTCCTTAGTAAAGAATACCAACAGTGGTTTGCATCAAGATTTGCCTATGCCACTTTCACCAATGAACTTAAGTGGTATAGCACTGAGAAAGTACAAGGCCAAGAGAACTACACCGTCCCTGATGCAATGCTTGAGTTTTCCCAACAACATGGTATTTCAGTAAGAGGACACAACATTTTCTGGGACAGTCCAAAATACCAGCCAGAATGGGTTAAGTCACTCTCCCCTCAAGATTTAAAGGAAGCAGCCGATAGAAGAATCAACTCCGTGGTTAAGAGATATTCTGGAAAGTTTATCCATTGGGACGTCGTGAACGAAAACGTGCACTTCAGATTCTTTGAGGACAAACTTGGTGAAAATGCCTCTGCAGAGTACTTCAACATAGCACATAAACTCGACAACAAAACACTTCTTTTCATGAATGAATACAATACCATGGAACACGATTACGAAAAGACATCAACCCCAGCTAACTTCAGAAAGAAACTCCTCGAAATCCTGTCGTATCCCGGGAATGAAAACATCCCAGCAGGAATCGGCTTGCAGGGCAACTTCGGCCCTGCTGCACCCAACTTGCCATACCTGAGATCCGCTTTGGACCTTCTAGGATCAACAGGCTACCCCATATGGATCACAGAAGTGTTTGTTCAAGAAACTCCAAATCAGGCACAATACTACGAGGAAGTTCTGAGAGAAGGGTACTCACATCCTGCAGTGAAGGGGATAATCACATTTGCTGGCCCAGTATCCGCAGGTTTCACTACTCTACCGCTTGTGGATATGAATTTCAAGAACACACCAGCAGGAGATGTTGTGGataagcttttgggtgaatgGAAATCTCCCAGCTTTGAAATTACAGCCGACGATGAAGGTTTTGTTGATGCTTCGTTGTTCCATGGAGATTACAATGTGAGGGTGCAACACCCTCGAACCAATTCCTCCATTTCTGTAAGTATCAAAGTGACTGAAGAAGCCGCTCATCGAACCTTGAATCTCCAACTCCCTCATAACTGA